One Micromonospora sp. WMMD812 genomic window carries:
- a CDS encoding UbiX family flavin prenyltransferase, whose amino-acid sequence MREPWVVGISGASGTPYAAAVVRGLLDAGEPVDLIVSRAARLTLLDETGRPFRDAHWADDLAGWLDRDLADADVRHWPAGDLAAGPSSGSYPARGMVVVPASTAACAGIAIGLSKDLLQRAAEVNLKERRPVAVVPRETPVTRSHLEHLIALHDAGAVVLPASPGFYGAGAAASAQQLVDFVAGKVLDAVGVPHTLFRRWSGQLGAARD is encoded by the coding sequence ATGCGTGAACCATGGGTGGTCGGGATCTCCGGTGCGTCCGGCACGCCGTACGCGGCGGCCGTCGTACGCGGGCTGCTCGACGCCGGAGAACCGGTGGACCTCATCGTCTCCCGGGCGGCCCGGCTGACCCTCCTCGACGAGACCGGCCGTCCGTTCCGTGACGCGCACTGGGCCGACGACCTCGCCGGCTGGCTCGACCGTGACCTGGCCGACGCCGACGTGCGGCACTGGCCGGCGGGTGACCTGGCGGCCGGGCCGAGCAGCGGCTCCTACCCGGCGCGCGGGATGGTGGTCGTCCCGGCGAGCACGGCGGCCTGCGCCGGCATCGCCATCGGGCTGTCGAAGGACCTGCTGCAACGGGCGGCCGAGGTCAACCTCAAGGAGCGGCGGCCGGTGGCGGTGGTGCCCCGGGAGACCCCGGTGACCCGCAGCCACCTGGAGCACCTGATCGCGTTGCACGACGCCGGTGCGGTGGTGCTGCCGGCCAGCCCCGGCTTCTACGGCGCAGGCGCGGCGGCCTCGGCCCAACAGTTGGTCGACTTCGTCGCCGGCAAGGTGCTGGACGCGGTCGGTGTGCCGCACACGCTGTTCCGCCGCTGGTCGGGGCAGCTCGGCGCGGCCCGGGACTGA
- the mqnP gene encoding menaquinone biosynthesis prenyltransferase MqnP, whose amino-acid sequence MAVLDAPAERPGRVKSFLRLVTIEHSVFALPFAYLSALTAMRVHGGHVRWLDLLLITVAMVGARTFAMAANRILDRRIDARNPRTAGRELVTGAVSVRTAWTGAVVALVVFLVAAALLNPLCLALAPLAVVPLVVYPYGKRFTNWPHAILAIAQAVGPVGAWLAVTGTFADSGPAWLLGAAVGLWIGGFDLIYACQDSEIDRQIGVHSVPARYGRRFALHASTVAHVVTFALFIWFGALVGFGWLWWIGLALTAVAFGYQHLVVSPTDLSKVNRAFFTANGFVGIALFVFALLDLVIRLGLRP is encoded by the coding sequence ATGGCGGTACTCGACGCGCCGGCGGAACGCCCCGGCCGGGTGAAGTCCTTCCTCCGGCTGGTCACCATCGAGCACTCGGTCTTCGCGCTGCCCTTCGCGTACCTGTCGGCGCTGACCGCGATGCGGGTCCACGGCGGGCACGTGCGCTGGCTGGACCTGCTGCTGATCACCGTGGCGATGGTCGGGGCGCGGACGTTCGCGATGGCCGCCAACCGGATCCTGGACCGGCGGATCGACGCGCGGAACCCGCGAACCGCCGGGCGGGAACTGGTCACCGGGGCGGTCAGCGTGCGGACCGCCTGGACCGGCGCGGTGGTCGCGCTGGTGGTCTTCCTGGTCGCCGCCGCCCTGCTCAACCCGCTCTGCCTGGCGCTCGCCCCGCTCGCCGTGGTGCCGCTGGTCGTCTACCCGTACGGCAAGCGGTTCACGAACTGGCCGCACGCCATCCTGGCGATCGCCCAGGCGGTCGGCCCGGTCGGCGCCTGGCTGGCGGTCACCGGCACCTTTGCCGACTCCGGGCCGGCCTGGCTGCTCGGCGCGGCGGTCGGTCTCTGGATCGGCGGCTTCGACCTGATCTACGCCTGCCAGGACTCCGAGATCGACCGGCAGATCGGGGTGCACAGCGTCCCGGCCCGGTACGGCCGCCGGTTCGCGCTGCACGCCTCCACCGTCGCGCACGTGGTGACCTTCGCGCTGTTCATCTGGTTCGGCGCGCTGGTCGGGTTCGGCTGGCTCTGGTGGATCGGGCTGGCGCTGACCGCGGTCGCCTTCGGCTACCAGCACCTCGTGGTCAGCCCGACCGACCTGAGCAAGGTCAACCGGGCGTTCTTCACCGCGAACGGGTTCGTCGGCATCGCCCTGTTCGTGTTCGCCCTGCTCGATCTGGTGATCCGGCTCGGCCTGCGGCCGTGA
- a CDS encoding menaquinone biosynthesis decarboxylase: MAARFPYTDLKEFLAALERAGELRRVDVPVDPSLEISEVVTRTVRAGGPALLFERPTRGEMPVAINLFGTEKRMAMALGVESLDEIGARIGALVKPELPVGWSGIREGLGKVMQLKSVPPRKVKTAPCQQVVYRGDDVDLNRLPGLQVWPGDGGIFHNFGLTHTKHPETGKRNLGLYRLQQHSHNTLGMHWQIHKDSTAHHAVAERLGQRLPVAVAIGCDPVVSYAASAPLPGDIDEYLFAGFLRGERVEMVDCLTVPLQVPAHAQVVLEGYLEPGERLPEGPFGDHTGFYTPVEPFPVLHVEAMTMQRDPVYHSIITSKPPQEDHGLGKATERIFQPLLKLLIPDIVDYDLPAAGVFHNCAIVSIRKRYPKHAQKVMNAIWGAHLMSLTKLIVIVDEDCDVHDYAEVAFRAFGNVDYARDLLLTEGPVDHLDHSSYQQFWGGKAGIDATRKLPAEGYTRGWPEEMRMSPEVVSLVDKRWKEYGI; encoded by the coding sequence ATGGCGGCTCGCTTCCCGTACACCGATCTGAAGGAATTCCTCGCCGCGCTGGAGCGCGCGGGCGAACTGCGGCGGGTGGACGTCCCGGTCGACCCGAGCCTGGAGATCAGCGAAGTGGTCACCCGGACGGTCCGCGCGGGCGGGCCGGCGCTGCTCTTCGAGCGGCCGACCCGGGGTGAGATGCCGGTGGCGATCAACTTGTTCGGCACCGAGAAGCGGATGGCGATGGCGCTCGGCGTCGAGTCGCTCGACGAGATCGGCGCGCGGATCGGCGCCCTGGTCAAGCCGGAGCTGCCGGTCGGCTGGTCGGGGATCCGCGAGGGCCTGGGCAAGGTCATGCAGCTCAAGTCGGTGCCGCCGCGCAAGGTGAAGACCGCCCCCTGCCAGCAGGTGGTCTACCGGGGCGACGACGTCGACCTGAACCGCCTGCCAGGCCTGCAGGTCTGGCCGGGCGACGGCGGGATCTTCCACAACTTCGGGCTGACCCACACCAAGCACCCGGAGACCGGCAAGCGCAACCTCGGCCTCTACCGGCTCCAGCAGCACTCCCACAACACGCTCGGGATGCACTGGCAGATCCACAAGGACTCCACCGCCCACCACGCGGTCGCCGAGCGTCTCGGGCAGCGGCTGCCGGTCGCGGTGGCGATCGGCTGCGATCCGGTGGTGTCGTACGCCGCGTCTGCGCCGCTGCCCGGTGACATCGACGAGTACCTGTTCGCGGGCTTCCTGCGGGGTGAGCGGGTCGAGATGGTCGACTGCCTCACCGTGCCGCTCCAGGTGCCGGCGCACGCCCAGGTCGTGCTGGAGGGCTACCTCGAGCCCGGCGAACGGCTGCCCGAGGGGCCGTTCGGCGATCACACCGGCTTCTACACCCCGGTCGAGCCGTTCCCGGTGCTGCACGTCGAGGCGATGACCATGCAGCGCGACCCGGTCTACCACTCGATCATCACGTCGAAGCCGCCGCAGGAGGACCACGGCCTCGGCAAGGCCACCGAGCGGATCTTCCAGCCGCTGCTCAAGCTGCTGATCCCGGACATCGTCGACTACGACCTGCCGGCGGCCGGCGTCTTCCACAACTGCGCGATCGTCTCGATCCGCAAGCGCTACCCGAAGCACGCCCAGAAGGTGATGAACGCGATCTGGGGCGCCCACCTGATGTCGCTGACCAAGCTGATCGTGATCGTCGACGAGGACTGCGACGTGCACGACTACGCCGAGGTCGCCTTCCGCGCCTTCGGAAACGTCGACTACGCCCGGGACCTGCTGCTCACCGAGGGCCCGGTGGACCACCTCGACCACTCGTCGTACCAGCAGTTCTGGGGCGGCAAGGCGGGCATCGACGCGACCCGCAAGCTGCCGGCCGAGGGCTACACCCGGGGCTGGCCGGAGGAGATGCGCATGTCGCCCGAGGTGGTCTCGCTGGTCGACAAGCGCTGGAAGGAGTACGGGATCTGA
- a CDS encoding terpene synthase, which produces MTGAVLWSLRSECPIPPRLSPYADRVQEWLVADLLPDLGLPLDDAGAQRLARAGFARYAGRLYPAATEADLRVLTALFTWFFLVDDACDGPDRLDPARIRALRDGALAVLHGGHRHRHPGLVGPLRRLLVRAWREPHRRMPARWRQRFTDAVAHHLTGTWREAVDKSAGRPPGVAAYVELRRATSAAYVSFPLVEFVTGRPLPDPVYHHPLLREIADIGNDLLSWYNDLASLERDRATSGGHNLVLAVAGERGVPAEAAVQLVADRWRASMRRFVEVRAAVPSFGPALDEAVTDLLDGVANAVRGTIDWTVESARYPGACPEPASRPEPATPPAPAARIEPAPQPAPAAAGC; this is translated from the coding sequence ATGACCGGCGCAGTCCTCTGGTCGCTACGGTCCGAGTGCCCGATCCCGCCCCGGCTGTCGCCGTACGCCGACCGGGTGCAGGAGTGGCTGGTCGCCGACCTGCTGCCGGACCTCGGCCTCCCGCTGGACGACGCCGGGGCGCAGCGGCTCGCCCGCGCCGGCTTCGCCCGGTACGCCGGCCGGCTCTACCCCGCCGCGACCGAGGCCGACCTGCGGGTGCTGACCGCGTTGTTCACCTGGTTCTTCCTGGTCGACGACGCCTGCGACGGGCCGGACCGGCTCGATCCGGCGCGGATCCGGGCGCTGCGCGACGGCGCGCTGGCGGTGCTGCACGGCGGGCACCGCCACCGGCACCCGGGACTGGTCGGGCCGCTGCGGCGGCTGCTGGTCAGGGCGTGGCGGGAGCCCCACCGCCGGATGCCGGCCCGCTGGCGGCAGCGCTTCACCGACGCGGTCGCCCACCACCTGACGGGCACCTGGCGCGAGGCGGTCGACAAGTCCGCCGGCCGGCCGCCCGGCGTCGCCGCGTACGTCGAGCTGCGCCGGGCCACCTCGGCGGCCTACGTCTCGTTCCCGCTGGTGGAGTTCGTCACCGGGCGGCCGCTGCCCGACCCGGTCTACCACCACCCGCTGCTGCGCGAGATCGCCGACATCGGCAACGACCTGCTCTCCTGGTACAACGACCTGGCATCGCTGGAGCGGGACCGGGCCACCTCCGGCGGGCACAACCTGGTGCTGGCGGTCGCCGGCGAGCGGGGCGTGCCGGCCGAGGCGGCGGTCCAGCTGGTAGCCGACCGCTGGCGCGCCTCGATGCGGCGCTTCGTCGAGGTGCGCGCGGCGGTGCCGTCGTTCGGGCCGGCGCTGGACGAGGCGGTCACCGACCTGCTCGACGGGGTGGCCAACGCGGTCCGCGGCACCATCGACTGGACGGTCGAGAGCGCCCGCTATCCAGGTGCGTGCCCCGAGCCCGCGAGCCGCCCCGAGCCCGCCACGCCGCCCGCGCCCGCCGCACGCATCGAGCCCGCCCCGCAGCCCGCGCCGGCGGCCGCCGGCTGTTGA